One segment of Pleomorphomonas sp. PLEO DNA contains the following:
- a CDS encoding nitrilase-related carbon-nitrogen hydrolase, with amino-acid sequence MAIRPWRATAIQMRSERATQAADAAAARAVIAGNLDRLIRLIETASASSAKPDLVVFPEFALQGPPLGRPVAEWIDWACATIPGPLTEPLQALARRQRIYIAGNLFEAPPEWPGRYFNSSFLIDRNGEVILNYRRVNTAAFPSVHDFMTDYLAVTPSDQVFPVADTELGRLALIPCGEINVPEVARCMMMQGAEVILHPTNSKFTVGQEAAKVARAAENMCYLISANVAGPIGFSPDNSILGGRSHILDHFGDTVAFEEEAGEGVGVTGLIDIERLRADRRADTGTHNPLLRARFEMYRPFYGAAEFYPPDQFLTVPMAGEQDTRTAVEMARANLERQRVLEPLTNA; translated from the coding sequence ATGGCCATTCGACCCTGGCGGGCGACCGCCATTCAGATGCGTAGCGAAAGGGCGACCCAGGCCGCCGATGCCGCCGCCGCCAGGGCGGTCATCGCCGGCAATCTCGATCGGCTGATCCGCCTGATCGAGACCGCCTCAGCCTCTTCCGCCAAGCCGGACCTCGTGGTGTTTCCCGAATTCGCCTTGCAGGGCCCGCCGCTCGGCCGGCCGGTGGCCGAGTGGATCGATTGGGCCTGCGCCACCATTCCCGGCCCGCTCACCGAGCCGCTGCAGGCGCTGGCCCGGCGGCAGCGCATCTACATCGCCGGCAACCTGTTCGAGGCGCCGCCGGAATGGCCTGGCCGCTATTTCAACTCGTCCTTCCTCATCGATCGCAATGGCGAGGTGATTCTCAACTACCGCCGCGTCAACACCGCGGCCTTCCCGTCCGTGCACGACTTCATGACCGACTATCTGGCCGTGACGCCGTCCGATCAGGTCTTCCCTGTCGCCGACACCGAACTCGGCCGTCTGGCGCTCATCCCCTGCGGTGAGATCAACGTGCCGGAGGTGGCCCGTTGCATGATGATGCAGGGCGCCGAGGTGATCCTGCATCCCACCAATTCCAAGTTCACTGTTGGCCAGGAGGCGGCCAAGGTCGCCCGCGCGGCCGAGAACATGTGCTACCTGATCTCAGCCAACGTCGCCGGTCCGATCGGCTTTTCGCCGGACAATTCCATCCTCGGCGGCCGTTCGCACATCCTCGACCATTTCGGCGACACGGTCGCCTTTGAAGAAGAGGCCGGGGAGGGCGTCGGCGTCACCGGCTTGATCGACATCGAGCGGCTGCGCGCCGACCGCCGTGCCGACACCGGCACTCACAATCCGCTGCTGCGTGCCCGCTTCGAGATGTACCGGCCCTTCTACGGAGCGGCCGAATTCTATCCGCCGGACCAGTTCCTGACCGTTCCCATGGCGGGGGAGCAGGATACCCGGACCGCCGTCGAGATGGCGCGCGCCAACCTCGAGCGACAGCGTGTGCTCGAGCCGCTGACCAACGCCTGA
- a CDS encoding GntR family transcriptional regulator: MSAILNTGLLQADKPNLTEQVYEQLVDILIRGELRPGDVIVERKMAERLNASRTPVREALGRLEAEGLIYKQPNRGVTVSPFSTEAFVELLNVRQLLEAEAARLAAGRIPSERVASIRASIAALGELPSPTLAEIWEVDNALHGEIADAAGNRLLAAMIRELRRRTHVFNAYRNPVRPKFSAEENTALLDAVASGDEARAHDAMRSHIEGVKTAIIDKLAGIR, translated from the coding sequence ATGAGCGCGATTCTGAACACGGGCCTGCTGCAGGCGGACAAGCCGAACCTGACCGAGCAGGTCTATGAGCAGCTCGTCGACATCCTGATCCGTGGCGAGCTGCGGCCCGGCGACGTGATCGTCGAACGGAAGATGGCCGAGCGTCTCAATGCGTCGCGGACGCCGGTGCGCGAGGCTCTCGGCCGGCTGGAAGCGGAAGGCCTCATCTACAAGCAGCCCAATCGCGGCGTCACGGTAAGCCCGTTCTCGACCGAGGCTTTCGTGGAACTGCTCAACGTGCGCCAGCTCCTCGAGGCGGAAGCGGCACGGCTGGCCGCCGGACGCATTCCCTCCGAGCGCGTGGCGAGCATTCGCGCTTCGATCGCCGCTTTGGGTGAATTGCCATCGCCTACGCTGGCGGAGATCTGGGAAGTCGACAACGCGCTGCATGGCGAGATCGCCGACGCCGCCGGCAACCGGCTGCTGGCGGCAATGATCCGCGAACTCCGGCGCCGCACCCACGTCTTCAACGCCTATCGCAACCCGGTGCGGCCGAAATTCAGCGCCGAGGAGAACACCGCCCTGCTCGACGCGGTGGCGAGCGGCGACGAGGCGCGCGCCCACGACGCCATGCGCAGCCACATCGAGGGCGTCAAGACTGCCATCATCGACAAGCTCGCCGGCATCCGCTGA